From Aricia agestis chromosome 11, ilAriAges1.1, whole genome shotgun sequence, a single genomic window includes:
- the LOC121731628 gene encoding protein RER1 gives MMMDANDLASETNRKGVVSQAWTRLSQIYQGLLDKWTPYTKTRWAAAIFLLCIFILRVVLKQGWYIVTYALGIYHLNLFIAFLTPKIDPAMDFDGEDDNGPALPTRATEEFRPFIRRLPEFKFWLAVTNSTTIAFGCTFIDAFNIPVFWPILVMYFITLFCITMKRQIKHMIKYRYLPFTHNKPKYRTVDASLSVN, from the exons atgaTGATGGATGCTAATGACCTAGCCTCTGAAACTAATAGAAAAGGTGTAGTATCACAGGCATGGACTCGTTTATCCCAG ATATATCAAGGATTACTAGACAAATGGACTCCTTACACTAAAACTCGATGGGCTGCGGCTATTTTCCTCTTGTGTATATTTATTCTTCGGGTAGTATTGAAGCAA GGCTGGTACATCGTAACTTATGCCTTGGGCATCTACCATTTGAACTTATTCATTGCATTCCTTACACCAAAAATAGATCCAGCCATGGACTTTGATG GAGAAGATGACAATGGTCCAGCATTGCCAACAAGAGCCACTGAAGAATTTAGACCATTTATACGGAGATTGCcagaatttaaattttggctTGCTGTTACCAACAGCACAACTATTGCTTTTGGTTGCACATTTATAGATGCCTTTAATATTCCAGTATTTTGGCCTATACTAGTTATGTATTTTATCACATTATTCTGCATAACAATGAAAAGGCAAATAAAA CACATGATCAAGTACCGGTACTTGCCTTTCACTCACAATAAGCCCAAATACAGAACTGTGGATGCATCTCTATCAGTGAACTGA